The window GCAAAAGCGTGATCAGTCTGGCCCTGGTGGGCATCCCGGAAAATATTTACCGCGTCATCGAGCTGACCGGCACCACCGATTTTTTTGCCATTTATGATAACGTTGACGAGGCCCTGCTGGCCTTGAATTCTCACGACAAATAGTCTCAAAACGACGAATGACGAACGACGAATGACCAACAACCAGTTTTTGTCCTTTGTCGTCGGTCGTTGGTCGTCCCGTAAATTAGCCCAAAATCCCCGTTGTCGCTAAAATATGCCTTACTATGGGCGTATCACCAAACACCCCTACTCAGACCTCGCGTTTTTTGCGCCGGGTTGTGCATCTCACTAACCGTTTTCCCCACCTCGGGCTTTACCTTATCCTGGCTATCTTTTTCATGCTGGCTACCCTCCACAGTCTGATTGTGCCCATCACCCAGGGCGAGGATGAATTGGCGCACTACCGTTACATCAGCTTTATTGCCCAAATCAGCCGCCTGCCGATCAACGAGGCTGAACGGGAACAGGCCTGGTATCGCGCTGATTGGCCGCCGCTGTATCACCTGTTGGTGGGTTGGGCCGTTAGCCCGCTTGACCTCACCCAACCCCGCCTCAAAGACGTGGGCGAGGCGCCGCATCGCCGCCTGGTGGGTGAGATTTTTTATCCCCGCCTCATTATCTACACCGAAGACGTCGCCTGGCCCTGGCAAGACGGCATTTTGGCCTGGCACCTGGGCCGCTTTATCTCCATCTTGTTTTCCGCGGCCGCCCTAGTTTTTACCTATTTTACTGTTTTGGAACTATGCCGGGCTGCCCAAGATAGAGCCTTACCCTGCTTCTCCGCTGCCTGGTTGCCCTGCCTCACCACTGCCCTGCTTGCCTTTACTCCCCGCTATCTTTTTACCTCGGCCATGCTGGGCGACGACAGCCTGTTTATTCTGCTTTCAGCCGTTTTTATCTGGCTGCTGCTCCGCGCCCTCCGCGACCACGACCGCTGGTGGCTCTATGCCGCGTTGGGCCTGCTGTTGGGCCTGTCCATTGCCACCAAATACAGCACCGGCCTGTTGCCCCTGGTCATCATCCCGGTGGTCTGGTGGCGGGCCAGGCAAATGGGCTGGCGCTGGCCGCGGTGGCTGGGCCGGCTGGCGGTAGCCTGGGGGGGAGTCATCATTGGGGCCGGGTGGTGGTTTGGCTGGATTAGCTATCACTTTAACACCATCAAAGAAGATGGTCCCGTGTTTGGCCTGCTGAACGCCCTGCTCAACACCGGCCCGGACGTGAGCATGCGCCGCATTTTTGCCCTTTTCACCAATACGGCCTTTACCGGCCAGGAACGCCCCGCCGCCATCGCCGCCGGCACATTTGGGGATTGGGTGGTTTACCTGTTCCAGACCTTTTGGGGGGTGCCAGTTTTAGAGCACGACCCCCTCTTTCCCTGGGCCTATCTGCCAATCCTGATTTTCTGCCTGCTGTCCGGCCTGGGCTTGTGGCAACTATGGCGGGCGGCCAATAACCAAACCCGGTTTACCCTGGCCATCCTGGCGCTCATTGTCGCTCTGCTTTTGCCTTTTCCCTTGCTCCGCTTTTTTTTGACCCGCAACGTGCTAGAAACCGGGCAAGGTCGCCATATTCTCTATCCCGCCGCGCAGGCCATCCCCATTTTATTGATGTTGGGTTGGGGGAGGTTGTGGACTTGGGGGCAAATAAAAAGTTATACGCTGGTCGCTTTGCCGCCCCTTTTTCTCCTCCTTTGGTCCATCTTCCAAATCGGCCACATGGCCGTCACCTATCCCCCCCCCTTACCGGTGCAAACCACTACCTTTAATCCGGCCTCTATCCCCCACCCGCTGGCGCATCACTTTGGCCCCAACATTCAACTGCTAGGCTACGATTTGACCCCGGAAGAGGAACCGGGTCTGAGCAAACTGACCCTTTTCTGGAAATCACAAAATCCGGTCCACGAGAACTATCGTGTTCAAATTCAATTGTTAGATCCGGCCGGACACGCGCATCTCACCTGGCTCAGCCATCCGCTCAACGGCCGCTACCCCACCCGGGCCTGGGATCAGGGCGACGTCGTCCGCGACGAGATACCCCTCCCCCTCACCGGCCTTCCGCCGGGACGCTACACCATTCAAGTTGATTTGCTGCGCGAAGCCGCAAACACCCCTTTAACCGACCCGCCGTTGGCCCTGACTGAGTTTGACCTGCCTACGCGCCACCGGCTGAGTCAAACAGCTACCCTGGACGGGATAAATTACCATTTGTGGCTTGATGACATCCCGGCCCGCCATCGCCAAACCTTACCCCTGTCCTGGAATGCGCCGGGCCAAGCCCAAAACCTGGCTTGGTCGTTACTTGGGCCCGATGATGTGCCTCGTTCTCCAGAAACTACCGGCGATGGCGCCGCCGTTTTCATCGTTGGTCCAGATTGGCCCAGCGGCGATTATCGCCTTCAGCTACAAACCGATGCCGGCATTTGGCAAACCGAACCGCTGCTGACCGTGGCCAACGAGGCCCGCCTCTTCAGCCTGCCTCCCCTGCCGGAAGGGTACGTCTCCCTTGAGGCCAGTTTTGCCAATGCGCTGGGCGAGCCACAGGTCAAATTATTGGGCTTTGTTTTGCCCACCTGCCGGGCCGAGCCGGGCGGCGGCCTGCCGTTGACCCTGTACTGGCAAAGTCTGGCCCCAGTGTTGGGCAACTACATTGTGTTTGACGTATTATTAGACGAAAATCAGCAAGCCTACGGCGGTTACGACCGACTGCCCCGCGAATATTACAGCACCATTCTCTGGGCCGCTGGCGAGGTGATAGAAGATGGTTTTGTGGTGCCGGTCTCGCCTGACGCGCCGCCCGGAATTTACCATTTGCACTTGGGCCTTTACTTGTTGGATGGTGGTGTGTTGGTTTCATTGCCTCTACTACACGAAGGAAAACCCGCTGATGTTACCAGTATCGTCATTGGCCCCCTCAAAGTTGGCGGCCCGCCGTCCGGCGTCACTACCACTGTCGCCAGGCCCCAAGTCGCGCTCAAGCAATCTTTTAATCATCAGATCACCCTGCTTGGCTATGATCTAAACCTGGCTAACGAGGATCAACTTGAATTAACCCTGTACTGGCAAGCCGAAACGACCCTCCCTACCGATTACACCACTTTCCTGCACCTGCGGGATGAGGCCAATCAAACCGTAGCCCAAAAGGACAGCCCCCCGGCCAACGGCCGCTACCCCACCTCGCTTTGGGAGGCCGGCGAAATCATCATTGACGAAATCATTCTGCCCCTGGACCAACTCCCGGCCGGCCAATATACCCCGGTGATTGGCCTGTATGATCTTACCACCGGGGCTCGGCTGCCCACCGTTGACATCCCGGAAAATGAACTCCGCCTGGAAAGCATCATCCTGCCATGACCCGACAACGCGCCGTTCTTTTGACCATCCTCTTGATCGCCTTTTTTTTGCGCGTGTGGCAACTTCCCATCCTCCCGCCCGGCCTCTGGTACGATGAAGCCTACAATGCTATGGACGCCCTCTGGACCGTAAAAAGCGGCCACTATCCCCTATTTTTTGTGGGCAACAATGGCCGGGAACCGATGTGGCCTTACCTGCTGTTGCTGTCAACCACCCTGTTTGGCCATACGCCCCTGGCCGTGCGGTGGGTGGGGGCGATGGCCGGTTTTTTGACCATCCCCATCATGTACCGTTTTGCCTATTTCCTGCTGCGTCCTTTTGCCCAAAACAAGCGCCAGCGCTACTGGCTGGCTTTGGCCGCCTCCGCCTGGCTGGCGATTTCCTGGTGGCATCTGCTCAACAGCCGGGCCGGGTTTAGGCCGGTGCTGCTGCCGCCGCTGCTGATGTTAAGTTTGTATTTTTGGATGGCAGGCATCAGGTATCAAAGGTCAAGGGTTAGGGAACACGTATCACGTAGTGCGTATCTTTTTTCCCGTAACCCCTTTCTAAACTTCATTCTCGCCGGACTCTTGCTGGGGTTGAGCCAATACACCTATTTACCTGCACGATTGGCCCCTCTTATTTGGGGGGGATTCGCCATTTTTGAAACCGTCCAAATTCTATGGGCTATCAGGCCAAACAAAAATCACAAAATACGAAAAACAAAAGACAAAAAACGCCTCACCCGGCTGTGGCTGGGCCTGTTTGTGACCGGGCTGGTGGCCGCGCTCGTTTTCCTGCCCCTCGGTCTGTTCTTTTTTAACCACCCCGAGACCTTCTCCTCCCGCACCGGCGACGTTGTTTTTGTTCCGCAAAATCTGGGGCAAATAACCTCACATCTGTTGCAAAGCGTTAGCCTCTTTTGGGGGGCGGGGCACCAATTGTATCGTCATCACTTTCCGGGCCGGGCGATGCTCGGCTGGTTGGAAATACCCTTTTTCTGGGTGGGTTTGCTGGCCCTGCTGCGGCGCAGCCAACTGCGCCGCCCTGAAACAAAGCTCATTCTCTTGGGCCTGCTAATCATGTGGATACCGGCATGCCTGGCCTCCCCGCCTGTCCACGGCCTGCGTCCCATCGGCTTGTTGCCATTTTATTATCTGGTGGTCACCCTGGGCCTTTATTACGTTTCCCGGATCATCTACCACAGATTACGCCCTACGCCCTATTCCCCCAAACTTTACCCGGCCTACCTTCTTCCCTTCGCCGCCGCCATCTTCATTTCTCTCAACAGCCTCCTCAACACTTACGACTATTTTCAACGCTGGGCTAACCACCCGGAAACGTATAAAGAATACAACGGCCCGCTGGTTGAGGTCACCCGGCATCTTCTCGAACTATCCCAAACCACCGACGTCATCATCCCCTTCCACCTTTACGTCCATCCCACTACCCGCTATCTCTTGTGGCCTGCTTTTTCTGAAAAGGCGGGACCCCCTCCTCCCTCCAACCGACCTGTCGAGATGCTCTTGATCCCCAACACCTTCCAACTGCTCTACGTCGGCAACATCCCCACCTCTCCGGCCATGGTGCTACTGACCAGGGATACCGCCGGCCAGGGCGTAGTTT is drawn from Anaerolineae bacterium and contains these coding sequences:
- a CDS encoding glycosyltransferase family 39 protein; translated protein: MGVSPNTPTQTSRFLRRVVHLTNRFPHLGLYLILAIFFMLATLHSLIVPITQGEDELAHYRYISFIAQISRLPINEAEREQAWYRADWPPLYHLLVGWAVSPLDLTQPRLKDVGEAPHRRLVGEIFYPRLIIYTEDVAWPWQDGILAWHLGRFISILFSAAALVFTYFTVLELCRAAQDRALPCFSAAWLPCLTTALLAFTPRYLFTSAMLGDDSLFILLSAVFIWLLLRALRDHDRWWLYAALGLLLGLSIATKYSTGLLPLVIIPVVWWRARQMGWRWPRWLGRLAVAWGGVIIGAGWWFGWISYHFNTIKEDGPVFGLLNALLNTGPDVSMRRIFALFTNTAFTGQERPAAIAAGTFGDWVVYLFQTFWGVPVLEHDPLFPWAYLPILIFCLLSGLGLWQLWRAANNQTRFTLAILALIVALLLPFPLLRFFLTRNVLETGQGRHILYPAAQAIPILLMLGWGRLWTWGQIKSYTLVALPPLFLLLWSIFQIGHMAVTYPPPLPVQTTTFNPASIPHPLAHHFGPNIQLLGYDLTPEEEPGLSKLTLFWKSQNPVHENYRVQIQLLDPAGHAHLTWLSHPLNGRYPTRAWDQGDVVRDEIPLPLTGLPPGRYTIQVDLLREAANTPLTDPPLALTEFDLPTRHRLSQTATLDGINYHLWLDDIPARHRQTLPLSWNAPGQAQNLAWSLLGPDDVPRSPETTGDGAAVFIVGPDWPSGDYRLQLQTDAGIWQTEPLLTVANEARLFSLPPLPEGYVSLEASFANALGEPQVKLLGFVLPTCRAEPGGGLPLTLYWQSLAPVLGNYIVFDVLLDENQQAYGGYDRLPREYYSTILWAAGEVIEDGFVVPVSPDAPPGIYHLHLGLYLLDGGVLVSLPLLHEGKPADVTSIVIGPLKVGGPPSGVTTTVARPQVALKQSFNHQITLLGYDLNLANEDQLELTLYWQAETTLPTDYTTFLHLRDEANQTVAQKDSPPANGRYPTSLWEAGEIIIDEIILPLDQLPAGQYTPVIGLYDLTTGARLPTVDIPENELRLESIILP